The following proteins come from a genomic window of Pseudomonas putida:
- a CDS encoding IclR family transcriptional regulator — protein MAKASSPTDNGKQKVRSAEVGTDILKALAELSPSTSLSRLAEHVQMPASKVHRYLQALIASGFAEQDAATNHYGLGREALRVGLAALGSIDVLKLAALPLSQLRDELNESCFIAVWGNQGATVVSIEPAVRAVTVVTQIGSVLPLLSSSTGLVFAAYLPERETLELRDKELAVLQQSASDYDRLLAGIRERGLHHVHGLLMPGVDALSAPVFNAMGQIAAVMTVVGPTSIFHADEHGPAAQRLLAAARDTSWRMGYAPKA, from the coding sequence ATGGCCAAAGCCAGCTCCCCCACCGACAACGGCAAGCAGAAGGTCCGCTCGGCGGAAGTCGGCACCGACATCCTCAAGGCCCTCGCCGAGCTCTCGCCGTCCACCTCCCTGTCGCGGTTGGCCGAGCACGTGCAGATGCCCGCGAGCAAAGTGCACCGTTACCTGCAAGCACTCATTGCCAGTGGTTTTGCCGAGCAGGATGCGGCCACCAACCACTACGGGCTTGGCCGTGAAGCATTGCGCGTGGGGCTGGCAGCGTTGGGCAGCATTGATGTGCTGAAGCTGGCGGCGCTGCCCTTGTCGCAGCTTCGCGACGAGCTCAACGAAAGCTGCTTCATCGCCGTGTGGGGCAATCAGGGAGCAACGGTGGTCAGCATCGAGCCTGCTGTACGGGCGGTGACGGTGGTGACCCAGATCGGCTCGGTGTTGCCGCTGCTCAGTTCCTCTACCGGGCTGGTGTTTGCCGCGTACTTGCCTGAGCGCGAAACCCTGGAGCTGCGCGACAAGGAACTGGCCGTGCTGCAGCAAAGCGCGAGCGATTACGACCGGCTGCTGGCAGGCATTCGCGAACGGGGCCTGCACCATGTGCACGGTTTGCTGATGCCGGGCGTGGATGCGCTCTCGGCCCCCGTGTTCAATGCCATGGGGCAGATCGCCGCGGTGATGACCGTGGTAGGGCCGACCTCGATCTTTCACGCCGATGAACATGGGCCGGCGGCGCAGCGCCTGCTGGCAGCAGCGCGTGATACCAGCTGGCGCATGGGTTACGCACCGAAGGCCTGA